The DNA segment AGAGGATCCTGTCCCTCCCAGATGTGGCGAGGAAGTATGGTGATGCCGCCCCAGATGCCCACGGCCGGGAAAGCCTCGCGGTTCAGGTGGAAGCGGGGGCTGGGAGTCAGGAGATGGAACACCACGTTCAGGTCATCCACGGCCTCGACCGACTCCACCCACTTGGCCACCTCGGCGGCCCAGGTCATGCCCGGGTTGGCTAGGAGGGTGTCGTAGGTGAAGACGACGTCATCGGCAGTGAAAGGCTCGCCGTCGCTCCAGGTCACGCCCTCTCTCAGCTTCACGGAGAGGGTGGTGAAGTCTTCGTTATACTCGTAGCTCTCAGCCAACCAAGGGATGTACTCCCCGGTCTGCAGGTTCTGATAGAAGAAGTACTCGTAGATCATCTGGTGGATGCCGGTGCCGGAACGGCTGACGCCAGGGGCATAGATGTTGAGGTTAGTGGGGTCAGCGATGCGCCCGCTCAGGGCTACATTGAGGGTCTCCAGCCGGCCCAGGTCCGCTGGAGGCGGGGCCGGCTCAGGGGTGGCGGTGACTACCACCTCCTTCTCCACCACGGTGGTGACTTCGACCGTCACTTCCCTAGTGACCTCTACCTTCTCGACCGTCACCGGGCCGGGAGTGGCGGCACAGCCGACCAGCGCGATCGCGATCACGACCACCAGTGCTGCAGACACGATTGCTTTCCTGTCACGTAACATTTCACCTGCTCCTTTGCCAGCTCATGTCACGCACACGGACACACTTGGGATTGCCTCGTTCAAGAGGCGTCAGTCGGCTCCTGCCAATCTACTCGCCCTGGTCAACACCTCCCAACCGACGAACTACCACCTCCTTTCGCGGGCTAGCCTCCGCCCGCAGGCTATTGCTCTACGAGGGCCGACCTGCCGTTGCTGCCGGCCCACCTCCGCCCGGTTGCTCCAGTGAGGCTTTCTGGTTAGTCATCACCTGGCCCAGCTCCTCTGGGGGTAGGCTGGGGTGTTCCCGAAGCAGGTAACAGGCCGCCAGCCGGCGCGCCTCAGGTCGGAACAGGGGAGGAGGCTTCTCCAGGCACATGGGCATGGCGTAGGGGCACCGGGGAGCGAATTTGCATCCGCCCGGCGCAAGTGTCCTTGGCTGAGTTACCTCGGGAATCTCGCCTCCCCATTTTCGATCGGGGTCGGGCAAGGGTATGGAGCTGATCAGAAGCCTGGTGTAAGGGTGCTGCGGATCCCTGACCACCAGCTCCACGTCGCCTGCCTCCGCCACCGAGCCCTGGTACAGGACGATGATGTCGTGGCTGATCTGATAGGCCGTGGTCAGGTCGTGAGTGATGTATATGAGCGAGATACCGAAGTCTTGGTTGAGTTGGCGCAGGTTGTCTAGGACGGTTGCCCGCAGGGAAGCATCTATCATGGAGACGGGCTCGTCAGCGATGATGAGCTTGGGCCGCATGAGGAGCGCCCTGGCCACCATTATCCGCTGGCGCTGCCCGCCGCTGAGCTGATGGGGGTAACGGCCGAGGGTCTCTTCCGGCCGCAGCCCCACGGCCTGGAGGGCCTCCTCGATCAGGCTGCGGGTTTGCCGCTTGCCGCGAGCCAGACGGAACTTGGCCACCGGGACGGCCAGGGCGTGATCCACCCTGTAGAAGGAGTTGTAGACCCCGAACGGGTCCTGGAAGATCATCTGCACATCGAGGCGGAATGAGTGGCGTTCGGAGCGCGACAGCTGGCGCAGGTCTTTGCCCCGGTACAGGACCTCACCTTCGGTCGCCGGCTCCAGCCCCAGGAGGAGCCGGGCCATGGTGGTTTTGCCACTGCCGCTCTCGCCTACCACTCCGGTGATACTGGGCTGCTCCAGGCCGACGGAGAGGGAGAAGTCCTCTAGAGCCACGACCTCATGCCTGCGGATGAGGCCGCCTCCGAACACCTTAGTGACCCGCCGAGCCTCCAGCAGCGGAGTCATGACGGCCCCGACCCGGATTCCAGGAGGAAGCAAGCGGCCCAATGACGCCCATCCGCTTGAAAGGCAGGTGGCACCTCGTGGGTGCACCGCTCCATGACGTAGGGGCAGCGCGGATGGAAGACGCAGCCGGAGGGAAGGTCGAGAAGAGAAGGCGGGGAGCCGGGGGCTCCCTGGAACTCGCCCTTCTTCTCCAGGGAGGGGAGGCTGGCCACGAGCAACTGAGTGTAGGGGTGTTGGGGCTGGTGGAAGATGTCCCGGGCTGAGCCCTCCTCCACCAGCCTGCTGGCGTACATGACCGCCACCCGGTCAACGAACTGAGCCATCAGCCCCATGTCGTGCCCGATTAGGATTACGGCGGCTCCGATGTCCTCCTGAACCTGGCGCAAGGTCTCCATCACCCGCCGCTGCACCACTACGTCCAGGGCGCTGGTGGGCTCATCGGCGATGATCACCCGAGGCTCAAGGCTGATGGCGATGGCGATGCAGACTCGCTGCTTCATCCCGCCACTGAGCTCGTGAGGGTAGCTGTCGGCTACGCCCGGGGCCAGGCCCACTCGGCCCAGTAGAGCCCGGACCCGATCTTGCCACCCGCGCCGAGACTCCCGGATGCCGTGGCTCCTCATGCCGTCTATGACTTGGTCGCGCACGCGCATGACCGGGTTGAGCGAGTTCATCGCTCCCTGGCTGATCAGGGCGATCTGGGCCAGCCTGACCTGCTGCATCCGCTCTGGGGGGAGGGACATGATGTTGAGCCCATCCAGAAGGACCTCTCCCGATTCTATGCGCCCGGGGGGTTTGATGAGACGCATGAGGGAGAGGGCGGCGGTGGACTTGCCTGAGCCCGATTCCCCCATCAGCCCGAGCCTCTCACCGGGGTCGAGAGAGAAGCTCACGTCCTCCACCGCTCTGACCGGGCCTTGAGGGATATGGTAGTGGACCCGGAGGTCCTTCACCTCGAGAAGCGGTTGCATAGATCCCTGCCGCGGAGCTAACCGAGCCTGGTTACAGTCGAATCCCACCCGTCGGCAGTACACCACACTTGCGCACACATCACTCTACTCGGTGTTAGAGAGGTTGTCAATGGCGTTCATTTTCCCGGTGCGAGGGGGAATGGGGAGAAGCCGGTGGAAGCGCATGCCTCTCGGCGCTGAACCGAGGCCGGCGGTGCCCCAAGAGCGGGTCGTCAGGGATGGTGCCAGCCTGGCGACAGTGTCGACCGAAGCGGGCCGGTTCGGGGAGGCGGCCCTGAGGATGGGGGGAACGAGTGTGTTCAGGTGGCAGTCGCACGGGGGTAGACTCGCGTGCGCCGCTTCTGCGCAGGCCCTTAGAGCCCGCTTTCCCGCTGGCCACGAGGGCAAGACGAACTGGTCCAACTTGCCCTTGAGGAGTGAGCGCCCCCGGGGCGCGATAGGCACTAGGAGACAGAGCGCGCGTGGGCGCGCGCACTCCTCGGGTGCAGGGTGCACCAGGCGCGATAGGCACTAGGAGACAGAGCGCGCGTGGGCGCGCGCACTCCTCAGGTGCAGCGTGCACCAGGCGCGGTAGGCAGGCGGGGACAAGGCGCGCGTGGGTGCGCGCACTCCTCAGGTACAGCGTGCACCAGGCGCGGGGCAGGTCGAGACACGGCGCGCGTGGGCGCGCGCACTCCTCGGATGCAGGGTGCAGTAGGCGCCGTGGGTAGGTGGGGACAGAGCGCGCGCACTGCCTTTGGGCGGTCTGGCGGCAATGCAGTCGGGGCTTGCTCTCGTGATCTACGCGCAGCGATGCACCTGGGCGGCGGTGCAGATCTCGGGATCAGCACGCCCGATCCTGAGAGGCATTAGGCGCTTTGACACCGTGGCGACCGGGGGTTAGAATGGCTTGACCGCAAGCCTGTTGGGCCGGTCACATTTCCTGTCAGGATGTCTCTGGGGGTTAGCCTGCGGCTTGCCACCGGGTTAGGCCGTGCGTGCGACCTAACCCCCTTTTTGCGCCGTTTCAGCCGAGCTAGCTCCTGCATCGCGATCGGACCAGGTACTTAGGAGGCTCTTGATGAATAACCTCACTGAGATCCGCTGGCACGGC comes from the Anaerolineae bacterium genome and includes:
- a CDS encoding ABC transporter ATP-binding protein, which codes for MTPLLEARRVTKVFGGGLIRRHEVVALEDFSLSVGLEQPSITGVVGESGSGKTTMARLLLGLEPATEGEVLYRGKDLRQLSRSERHSFRLDVQMIFQDPFGVYNSFYRVDHALAVPVAKFRLARGKRQTRSLIEEALQAVGLRPEETLGRYPHQLSGGQRQRIMVARALLMRPKLIIADEPVSMIDASLRATVLDNLRQLNQDFGISLIYITHDLTTAYQISHDIIVLYQGSVAEAGDVELVVRDPQHPYTRLLISSIPLPDPDRKWGGEIPEVTQPRTLAPGGCKFAPRCPYAMPMCLEKPPPLFRPEARRLAACYLLREHPSLPPEELGQVMTNQKASLEQPGGGGPAATAGRPS
- a CDS encoding ABC transporter ATP-binding protein, which encodes MQPLLEVKDLRVHYHIPQGPVRAVEDVSFSLDPGERLGLMGESGSGKSTAALSLMRLIKPPGRIESGEVLLDGLNIMSLPPERMQQVRLAQIALISQGAMNSLNPVMRVRDQVIDGMRSHGIRESRRGWQDRVRALLGRVGLAPGVADSYPHELSGGMKQRVCIAIAISLEPRVIIADEPTSALDVVVQRRVMETLRQVQEDIGAAVILIGHDMGLMAQFVDRVAVMYASRLVEEGSARDIFHQPQHPYTQLLVASLPSLEKKGEFQGAPGSPPSLLDLPSGCVFHPRCPYVMERCTHEVPPAFQADGRHWAACFLLESGSGPS